The following are encoded together in the Variovorax sp. PBS-H4 genome:
- a CDS encoding VOC family protein gives MSDPLALQFSHFGFYVRDLPRMARFYKEALRFTQTDAGDLGKVQLVFLSRDPAEHHQIVLASGRPETLAFNPINQISFRVPDIATLRRFHARLVEHGAQDVQPVTHGNAISIYCHDPEGNRLELFVDTPWYCEQPLREPIDFEQSDEQILARAEALAKRLPKFMSRAEWQAQVAQRMEEDRRG, from the coding sequence ATGAGCGATCCCCTGGCCTTGCAGTTCAGCCATTTCGGCTTCTATGTGCGCGACCTGCCGCGCATGGCGCGCTTCTACAAGGAGGCGCTGCGCTTCACGCAGACCGATGCCGGCGACCTCGGCAAGGTGCAGCTCGTCTTCCTCAGCCGGGACCCGGCCGAGCACCACCAGATCGTGCTGGCGTCGGGCCGGCCGGAGACCTTGGCCTTCAATCCCATCAACCAGATCTCATTTCGGGTGCCCGACATCGCGACCCTGCGGCGCTTCCATGCACGCCTGGTCGAGCATGGCGCGCAGGACGTACAACCGGTCACGCACGGCAACGCGATCTCCATCTACTGCCACGATCCCGAGGGTAACCGGCTGGAGCTCTTCGTCGACACGCCCTGGTATTGCGAGCAGCCGTTGCGCGAGCCGATCGACTTCGAGCAGTCCGATGAACAGATCCTGGCGCGCGCCGAGGCCCTCGCAAAGCGGCTGCCGAAGTTCATGAGCCGCGCCGAATGGCAGGCCCAGGTGGCGCAGCGCATGGAGGAAGACCGGCGTGGCTGA